From a single Paramormyrops kingsleyae isolate MSU_618 chromosome 14, PKINGS_0.4, whole genome shotgun sequence genomic region:
- the ptgr2 gene encoding prostaglandin reductase 2 yields MSLVRRVVLNSRPGKNGEAVPENFRVEEITLPTDIKPGEVFVRTLYLSVDPYMRCRMNEDTGADYLSPWVVSGCLDGGGVGVVESSRHDAVLKGDTVTSFNWPWQTYGIVDGNKLQKLDPELVDGHLSYFLGAVGMPGLTALLGVREKGHITPGSNQTMVISGAAGACGSLAGQIARLDGCSKVVGICGSDKKCQTLTSELGFSSAVNYRSADISAALKEHCPDGVDVYFDNVGGSISDAVIAQMNQNGHVILCGQISQYNKDVPYPPPLDAATQEILCRKNITRERFTVINYMDKFEAGLLQLCQWVKAGQMKVLETVVLGIENMGVAFHSVMSGGNIGKQIVKISD; encoded by the exons ATGTCACTTGTACGGAGGGTGGTTTTAAATTCGCGACCTG GGAAAAATGGAGAAGCCGTTCCTGAGAATTTCCGTGTTGAGGAAATTACTCTCCCGACTGATATAAAACCGGGAGAAGTGTTTGTTCGTACACTTTATCTTTCTGTCGACCCTTACATG CGGTGTCGTATGAATGAAGACACAGGTGCAGATTATCTTTCGCCGTGGGTGGTCTCAGGATGTCTGGATGGTGGTGGTGTAGGGGTGGTGGAATCCAGCAGACATGATGCCGTCTTGAAGGGCGACACCGTGACGTCTTTCAATTGGCCCTGGCAAACCTATGGCATTGTGGACGGCAACAAGCTTCAGAAG CTGGATCCAGAGCTGGTGGATGGTCACCTGTCATACTTCCTGGGTGCGGTGGGCATGCCTGGTCTCACAGCGCTACTGGGGGTGAGGGAGAAGGGTCACATTACACCCGGGTCCAATCAGACGATGGTCATCAGTGGAGCTGCGGGGGCCTGTGGAAGCCTTGCTGGGCAG ATTGCTCGTCTGGATGGCTGCAGCAAAGTGGTGGGGATCTGTGGATCGGACAAGAAATGCCAGACCCTCACGTCAGAGCTTGGGTTCTCCAGCGCAGTGAACTACCGCTCTGCAGACATATCAGCTGCACTGAAGGAACACTGTCCCGATGGGGTGGATGTGTACTTCGACAATGTTGGTGGTTCCATCAGTGATGCTGTTATAGCACAG ATGAACCAGAATGGTCATGTGATCCTGTGTGGCCAAATCTCGCAGTACAACAAAGATGTCCCATATCCCCCCCCACTTGATGCAGCAACGCAGGAAATACTCTGCCGCAAAAATATTACCAG AGAAAGGTTCACAGTTATTAACTACATGGACAAATTCGAGGCTGGTCTTCTGCAGCTGTGTCAGTGGGTGAAGGCAGGGCAGATGAAA GTTTTGGAAACGGTTGTTCTTGGGATAGAGAATATGGGAG TGGCATTCCATTCAGTGATGAGTGGTGGAAATATTGGGAAGCAGATTGTCAAGATATCAGATTGA